In Hymenobacter sublimis, a single genomic region encodes these proteins:
- a CDS encoding aldo/keto reductase, which produces MEYRQLGRSGLRIPVLSFGTATFGGGNEFFKAWGSTQVDEARRLLDICLEAGVTLFDTANVYSQGMSEEILGKALAGRRGEVLLSTKATFPMGEDPNGYGSSRQNLVRACEDSLRRLGTDHIDIYHMHGFDAHTPVEETLRTLDDLVQSGKVRYIACSNFSGWHLMKSLSVSERYGWARYVGHQAYYSLANREFEWELLPLGLDQGVGAIVWSPLSAGLLSGKIRRGQPLPESSRLAQGGGQGPKVPDELLFAIIDALDEVAAETGKSVAQVALNWLLQRPTVVNLVIGARNEEQLRQNLAAVGWNLTPEQVAKLDAASDTPPIYPYWHQRNFPMLHPKLV; this is translated from the coding sequence ATGGAATACAGACAACTTGGCCGCTCTGGCCTACGCATCCCGGTCCTGAGCTTCGGCACGGCCACCTTCGGAGGCGGCAACGAGTTTTTTAAAGCCTGGGGCAGCACTCAGGTTGATGAGGCCCGGCGCCTGCTTGACATCTGCCTAGAAGCGGGCGTTACGCTCTTCGACACGGCCAACGTATACTCCCAAGGGATGTCGGAGGAGATTTTGGGCAAGGCCCTGGCAGGCCGGCGCGGGGAAGTACTGCTTTCAACCAAGGCTACCTTCCCCATGGGCGAGGACCCAAACGGCTACGGCTCCTCCCGCCAGAACCTGGTGCGAGCCTGCGAAGACAGCTTGCGCCGCCTCGGCACCGACCACATCGACATCTACCACATGCACGGCTTCGACGCGCACACGCCCGTGGAGGAAACCCTGCGCACCCTCGACGACCTGGTGCAGAGCGGCAAGGTGCGCTACATTGCCTGTTCCAACTTTTCGGGCTGGCACCTGATGAAGAGCCTGTCAGTGTCGGAGCGCTACGGCTGGGCGCGCTACGTGGGCCACCAGGCGTACTATTCGCTGGCAAACCGGGAGTTTGAGTGGGAGCTCCTACCCCTCGGCCTCGACCAAGGGGTAGGCGCCATCGTCTGGAGCCCCTTATCGGCGGGCTTGCTAAGCGGTAAAATTCGCCGGGGCCAGCCCCTTCCGGAAAGCAGCCGGCTAGCCCAGGGCGGCGGCCAGGGCCCTAAAGTGCCCGACGAGTTGCTGTTCGCCATTATTGATGCCCTCGATGAGGTAGCCGCCGAAACCGGCAAATCAGTAGCTCAGGTAGCCCTAAACTGGCTGCTCCAGCGCCCCACTGTGGTCAACCTGGTCATTGGGGCCCGCAACGAGGAACAGCTCCGCCAGAATCTGGCCGCCGTGGGCTGGAACCTCACCCCCGAGCAAGTGGCCAAGTTGGATGCCGCCAGCGACACGCCGCCCATCTACCCCTACTGGCACCAGCGCAATTTCCCGATGCTGCACCCTAAGCTGGTATAG
- a CDS encoding lipopolysaccharide biosynthesis protein codes for MLAVFKNRHVLSLTGNGVMAVFSILTYSILYRFLPETDMGNWVFFQFAFLLLDTFRTGLLQTPLIKFYAGADLARQTTVAGSSWFIGLLVTGFFVVLNLATLPLAPYTTDAGVLLLLSYFGLSLVVTLPFNVAVWLLQAEQRFDAILTIRLLNQGSFILLTVLLYWLGKISLLGIVYSFLASSLLTSVVTLVMGWARLGAIRHKTMECVREVFHFGKYSFGTFLCATLLRSSDTFIIKFMLGPAALAVYNLPQRLLEIIEIPLRSGLATAMPDMSAAVNRKRNDEVAHTLKKYAGSLTLIFIPITLGVLVFADVIVLAIGGQKYVHTEAANIYRIMIICALLFPIERFLGVTLDIINKPQLNLIKVLIALTINTTADILCIKLTDSIYGAAVASAFTLVASLGYGYWVLNKYLPLHYQDTFPLALAEFRSRLTVLFQKVRLITNRNPTL; via the coding sequence ATGCTCGCCGTCTTTAAAAACCGACACGTACTATCCCTGACCGGCAACGGCGTGATGGCCGTGTTCAGCATCCTGACCTACAGCATCCTGTACCGCTTTCTGCCCGAGACAGATATGGGCAACTGGGTGTTTTTTCAGTTTGCCTTTCTGCTGCTCGACACCTTCCGCACAGGCCTGCTGCAAACGCCCCTGATTAAGTTTTACGCCGGCGCCGACCTGGCCCGCCAGACCACCGTAGCTGGCTCGTCGTGGTTTATTGGCCTGCTGGTCACGGGCTTTTTCGTGGTGCTCAACCTGGCAACCCTACCGCTGGCCCCCTACACCACCGATGCCGGCGTGCTGCTACTGCTCAGCTACTTCGGCCTGAGCTTGGTGGTTACGCTGCCGTTCAACGTGGCCGTGTGGCTCCTGCAGGCCGAGCAGCGCTTCGATGCCATCCTGACGATTCGGCTGCTCAACCAGGGCTCCTTTATTCTGCTGACGGTTTTGCTCTACTGGCTCGGGAAAATCAGCTTGCTGGGCATTGTGTACTCGTTTCTGGCTAGCTCCCTGCTCACGAGCGTGGTAACGCTGGTAATGGGCTGGGCCCGGCTGGGCGCAATTCGGCACAAAACGATGGAGTGCGTGCGGGAGGTGTTTCACTTCGGTAAGTACAGCTTCGGCACGTTTCTGTGCGCTACCCTGCTGCGCAGCTCCGATACCTTCATCATCAAGTTTATGCTGGGGCCGGCCGCCCTGGCCGTCTACAACCTGCCTCAGCGCCTGCTCGAAATCATTGAAATTCCATTGCGCAGCGGCCTGGCTACGGCCATGCCCGATATGTCGGCGGCCGTGAACCGCAAGCGCAACGATGAGGTAGCCCACACGCTCAAGAAATACGCCGGCTCCCTCACCCTGATCTTCATCCCGATTACGCTGGGCGTGCTGGTGTTTGCCGATGTGATTGTGCTGGCCATTGGCGGGCAGAAATACGTGCACACCGAAGCAGCCAACATCTACCGCATCATGATTATATGCGCCCTGCTCTTCCCCATTGAGCGGTTTCTGGGCGTCACCCTCGACATCATCAACAAGCCCCAGCTCAACCTCATTAAGGTCCTTATTGCCCTGACTATCAACACCACCGCCGACATTCTGTGCATCAAGCTCACGGATAGCATTTACGGGGCGGCGGTGGCCTCGGCCTTCACGCTGGTAGCCAGTCTGGGCTACGGTTACTGGGTGCTCAATAAATACCTACCCCTGCATTACCAGGACACGTTTCCGCTGGCCCTGGCCGAGTTTCGCAGCCGCCTCACCGTGCTGTTTCAAAAGGTGAGACTTATCACAAACCGCAACCCTACCTTATGA
- a CDS encoding beta-1,6-N-acetylglucosaminyltransferase, which translates to MRIAHLIMAHKGPEQLARLVKALAHEGFDFYIHLDAKADRREFAFLEELPGVRLTTTRLYVRWASYRFTKAIVECTREILATGIEYDFINLMSAQDYPIKPAETIYDFLARNRGRSFLSFESSEENSEWWAHAITRVEKYHSTYFHFKGQYFLQATINWLLPKRTFPLPYTLYGGKDGSWWTISRPCAQYLVDFLDNNPGLRRFTMFTWGSDEFLISTILMNSPYRPTIVNNNYRYIDWSQGGANPKVLTTVDFEALRASPQLFARKFDPEVDATVLDLVDDLLLAAPLHPVS; encoded by the coding sequence ATGAGAATAGCCCACCTGATAATGGCGCATAAAGGCCCCGAGCAACTTGCCCGCCTGGTGAAAGCCCTGGCCCACGAGGGCTTCGACTTTTACATTCACCTGGATGCCAAGGCCGACCGCCGGGAGTTTGCCTTTCTGGAAGAGTTACCGGGCGTGCGCCTGACTACCACCCGCTTGTACGTGCGCTGGGCTTCCTACCGCTTTACCAAGGCCATTGTGGAGTGCACCCGCGAAATTCTGGCCACGGGCATCGAGTATGACTTCATCAACCTGATGAGTGCCCAAGACTACCCCATCAAGCCCGCCGAAACCATCTACGATTTTCTGGCGCGCAACCGGGGGCGGTCCTTTCTTTCCTTTGAGTCGAGCGAGGAAAACTCGGAGTGGTGGGCCCACGCCATTACGCGGGTGGAGAAGTACCACTCCACCTACTTCCACTTCAAGGGCCAGTACTTCCTGCAAGCCACCATCAATTGGCTGCTGCCCAAGCGCACGTTTCCGCTGCCCTACACCTTGTACGGCGGCAAAGACGGCTCCTGGTGGACCATCAGCCGCCCTTGCGCGCAGTATCTGGTTGATTTTCTGGACAATAATCCGGGTCTGCGCCGCTTCACGATGTTTACCTGGGGCTCCGATGAGTTCTTGATTTCGACCATTCTGATGAACTCGCCCTACCGCCCGACTATCGTCAACAACAACTACCGCTACATCGACTGGAGCCAGGGCGGGGCCAACCCCAAGGTGCTGACCACCGTGGATTTTGAGGCCCTGCGCGCCAGCCCCCAGCTTTTCGCCCGCAAGTTCGACCCGGAAGTGGACGCCACCGTGCTAGACCTGGTGGACGACCTGCTGCTGGCTGCCCCGCTCCACCCCGTTTCCTAG
- the bshB1 gene encoding bacillithiol biosynthesis deacetylase BshB1 — MKLDILAFGAHPDDVEMCCAGTLLAAAAAGKKIGIVDLTRGELGTRGTAATRAQEAEAASRILGLSARENLGLPDGFFRNNREHQLPLIAALRRYQPDVVLCNAIHDRHPDHGRGSQLESEACFLSGLRMIETLGDDGQPQQPWRPRVVYHYIQDRQIPADFVVDITAHWPKKWEAIQAYGTQFYNPNSTEPTTYLSTPVFSQFLEARAREFGHLIGAEFGEGFTRERPIGVREITELI; from the coding sequence ATGAAACTTGATATTCTGGCCTTCGGAGCTCACCCCGATGATGTTGAAATGTGCTGTGCCGGTACGCTGCTGGCCGCCGCTGCCGCTGGCAAGAAAATCGGCATCGTGGACCTGACCCGGGGGGAACTGGGCACCCGGGGCACTGCCGCTACCCGCGCCCAGGAAGCCGAAGCCGCCAGCCGCATCCTGGGCCTGAGCGCCCGCGAAAACCTGGGCCTGCCCGATGGCTTCTTCCGCAACAACCGGGAACACCAGCTGCCGCTAATAGCCGCCCTGCGCCGCTACCAGCCTGACGTGGTCCTCTGCAACGCCATCCATGACCGGCACCCCGACCACGGCCGCGGCTCCCAGCTGGAGTCGGAGGCGTGCTTTCTCTCGGGCCTGCGCATGATTGAAACCCTCGGCGACGACGGCCAGCCCCAGCAGCCCTGGCGCCCCCGCGTGGTGTATCACTACATCCAGGACCGCCAGATTCCGGCCGATTTTGTGGTAGATATTACCGCGCACTGGCCCAAAAAGTGGGAAGCCATCCAGGCCTACGGCACCCAGTTCTACAACCCCAACAGCACGGAGCCCACTACTTATCTGTCCACACCCGTGTTCAGCCAATTCCTGGAAGCTCGTGCCCGCGAGTTCGGCCACCTAATAGGAGCCGAATTTGGCGAAGGATTTACGCGGGAGAGGCCGATTGGCGTGCGAGAAATAACGGAGCTGATTTAA
- a CDS encoding glycosyltransferase, producing MESPIQGRDIVVVGQQPWDTEIGSNCKNIALEFARHNRVLYVNSPLDRNTVLKHRHEARIQRRLRILRGQEQALETVGENLWVLTPDTIAESINWLPPSPVYTVFNKLNNRRFARAIRRGITALDFQDFVLFNDNDIFRSFYLKELLQPAVSVYYSRDYMLAVDYWRKHGRHLEPQLIAKSDVCVANSSYLAAYCRRYNPNSHYVGQGCDVAPAPAAEATTPADLAGIPGPLIGYVGALVSLRLDLALLQQLAEQRPTWSLVLVGPEDEAFKASTLHQLPNVHFLGPKAPEELPAYIREFAVCLNPQLVNDMTIGNYPRKIDEYLALGKPVVATRTQAMDIFADYTYLAESAADYVRLIEQALAEDSKELRQGRAAFAATHTWENSVRQIYAAIRAASAGALAAPAAPTATLVSA from the coding sequence ATGGAAAGCCCGATACAAGGTCGTGATATAGTGGTGGTGGGGCAGCAGCCCTGGGACACCGAAATCGGCAGCAACTGCAAGAACATTGCCCTGGAGTTTGCCCGCCACAACCGGGTGCTCTACGTCAACTCGCCCCTGGACCGCAACACGGTGCTCAAGCACCGCCACGAAGCCCGGATTCAGCGCCGCCTGCGCATACTTCGAGGGCAGGAGCAGGCCCTGGAAACGGTGGGCGAAAACCTCTGGGTGCTCACCCCGGATACCATTGCCGAATCCATCAACTGGCTGCCACCTTCGCCGGTGTACACCGTGTTCAACAAGCTGAATAACCGCCGCTTTGCCCGGGCCATCCGGCGCGGCATCACGGCCCTGGATTTCCAGGATTTCGTGTTGTTCAACGACAACGACATCTTCCGCAGCTTCTACCTGAAAGAGCTGCTCCAGCCCGCCGTGAGCGTGTACTACTCCCGCGACTACATGTTGGCCGTGGACTACTGGCGCAAACACGGCCGCCACTTGGAGCCCCAGCTTATTGCCAAGAGCGACGTGTGCGTGGCCAATTCCAGCTACCTGGCGGCCTACTGCCGGCGCTATAACCCCAACTCCCACTACGTGGGCCAGGGCTGCGACGTAGCGCCAGCGCCGGCCGCCGAGGCTACCACCCCAGCCGACCTGGCCGGCATTCCGGGGCCGCTGATTGGCTACGTGGGGGCGCTGGTGAGCCTGCGGCTTGACTTGGCATTGCTTCAGCAACTTGCCGAGCAGCGCCCCACCTGGAGCCTAGTGCTGGTGGGCCCCGAGGATGAGGCGTTCAAGGCCAGCACCCTGCACCAGCTACCCAACGTCCACTTCCTCGGGCCGAAGGCGCCCGAGGAGCTACCGGCTTACATTCGGGAGTTTGCCGTGTGCCTTAACCCCCAGCTGGTCAACGACATGACCATCGGCAATTACCCGCGCAAGATTGACGAGTACCTGGCCCTGGGCAAGCCCGTGGTGGCTACCCGCACCCAGGCCATGGACATCTTCGCCGACTATACTTACCTGGCCGAGTCGGCCGCTGACTACGTGCGGCTGATTGAGCAGGCGCTGGCCGAAGACTCTAAGGAGCTTCGGCAGGGCCGCGCCGCGTTTGCCGCTACCCATACCTGGGAAAACAGCGTCCGGCAGATTTACGCGGCCATCCGGGCAGCTTCGGCGGGTGCTCTTGCCGCGCCGGCCGCGCCTACTGCCACCCTGGTTTCTGCCTGA
- a CDS encoding PA14 domain-containing protein: MGKFSRWMALLAYAVCFLLALTARAQSETRVSITTITPSVNTGQDYSPWLNDNLNELVRNHWDPTNFQYIDVTLRLAQRTNVSRLRLYDFEGSFADKPASIYALNGTQRTLLGTFTGALYQQWVELAVATPVAADAIIVRKYCNNLPHKIQVFGYASGTASPAPAPTPTPAPTPTPSPALPQAVISFGALAGKTVGDAPFALSATSTNSATPITFTSSNPAVASVSNAGGQWQATVVGAGTTTITASQAGSAAYLAAANVNQNLTVQAAPAPAPTTPAPTTPSTPSTAARAIKLKQSFGVNAFEWDLEDPNRPWEVEAARLAGVKNFTGIRHYLDWERLESSEGSYTFNPTHSGGWNYDAMYQRLKTEGVEVLACIKTLPGWLLNTWPADQRDNENVPVRGGADFSNPASYREQARMAFQFAARYGRNTGLSRSLVTVNTTPRWPGDGINEVKIGLNLITYVECDNERDKWWKGAKAYQTPAQYAANLSAFYDGHRNTMGSGIGVKNADPTMQVVMAGLAKPDPEYVKGMVEWCRQHRGYRPDGSVNLCWDVINYHNYSNDAGTSQGGNSTRGAAPEVSDAAPVARSFVQMARQYCGNIPVWITETGFDTNQGSPFKAIAIGSRSVQETQADWLLRTALLYPRYGVERVFFYQLYDDNPGSSTQFATMGLLNADRTPRLATQYLRQTNQLLGEYTFKETLNTDPVVDRYELNGQQAYALVVPDERGRTVQYTLNLGTAAYADVYRPGASAMAVQRVNLTNGQLSLLVTETPLFVLPAAGSTSSTPPATSAPAVCSATGTILREQWNNVGGSAVADIPVQTAPASTSQLTQFESSRNLGDNYGARIRGYLCPPQTGAYTFWIAGDDNCELWLSPDGDPARKVRIASINGYTNSREWNKYASQKSAPVTLTAGQRYYIEALHKEQGGDDQVSVAWQLPDGTMEGPIPGSRLSPYTGSSARLTATASSAQLGDGAAARVTASAAEDLAFTVAPNPFSTSSEITFRPLTTGRVTLAVYDLQGRLVRQLLTGTVEAGSTQRVTLHAQGLPTGVYLVRLTTPAAVLNQRVVLSE; the protein is encoded by the coding sequence ATGGGGAAATTTTCCAGATGGATGGCGCTGCTTGCCTATGCTGTATGCTTTTTGCTGGCCCTCACGGCCCGGGCCCAAAGCGAAACGCGGGTCAGTATCACTACCATTACACCCAGCGTAAACACGGGCCAAGACTACTCGCCCTGGCTGAATGACAACCTAAACGAGTTGGTCCGCAACCACTGGGACCCTACCAACTTTCAGTACATCGACGTGACGCTTCGGCTGGCCCAGCGCACGAACGTGAGTCGGCTGCGGCTCTATGATTTCGAGGGTTCCTTCGCCGATAAGCCCGCTTCCATTTACGCCCTCAATGGTACCCAGCGCACCTTGCTGGGTACCTTCACCGGGGCCCTTTACCAGCAGTGGGTAGAGCTGGCCGTAGCCACGCCGGTAGCCGCCGATGCCATCATTGTGCGGAAATACTGCAACAACCTGCCGCACAAGATTCAGGTGTTCGGGTATGCCAGCGGCACCGCTAGCCCCGCCCCGGCGCCTACCCCAACTCCTGCGCCAACCCCGACCCCGAGTCCCGCATTACCGCAGGCAGTTATCAGCTTCGGGGCGCTGGCGGGCAAAACCGTGGGCGACGCGCCATTTGCGCTTAGCGCCACCAGCACCAACTCGGCTACGCCCATCACCTTTACCTCGTCCAATCCGGCGGTGGCTTCGGTTTCCAACGCCGGCGGGCAGTGGCAGGCCACGGTGGTCGGGGCAGGTACTACCACCATTACCGCCTCACAGGCGGGTAGTGCTGCCTACCTGGCAGCCGCTAACGTAAACCAAAACCTAACCGTGCAAGCTGCGCCGGCCCCGGCGCCTACCACGCCCGCGCCCACTACGCCGAGCACGCCCAGCACTGCGGCCCGGGCAATCAAACTCAAGCAATCCTTCGGGGTGAATGCCTTTGAGTGGGACCTGGAAGACCCCAACCGGCCCTGGGAGGTGGAAGCCGCGCGCCTGGCCGGCGTGAAGAACTTCACCGGCATCCGCCACTACCTCGACTGGGAGCGGCTGGAATCCTCGGAGGGCAGCTACACGTTCAACCCTACCCATAGCGGGGGCTGGAACTACGATGCCATGTACCAGCGCCTCAAGACCGAAGGCGTGGAAGTGCTGGCCTGCATTAAAACCCTACCGGGCTGGTTGCTGAACACCTGGCCCGCCGACCAGCGCGACAACGAAAACGTGCCCGTGCGCGGGGGCGCTGACTTCAGCAACCCCGCTTCCTACCGCGAGCAGGCCCGCATGGCTTTCCAGTTTGCCGCCCGCTACGGCCGCAACACTGGCCTGAGCCGCAGCCTCGTGACGGTGAATACTACCCCGCGCTGGCCCGGCGACGGTATTAATGAGGTGAAGATTGGCCTGAACCTGATTACCTACGTGGAGTGCGACAACGAGCGGGACAAGTGGTGGAAGGGCGCCAAAGCCTACCAGACGCCCGCCCAGTACGCGGCCAACCTCTCGGCTTTCTACGATGGGCACCGTAACACCATGGGTTCAGGCATTGGCGTGAAAAACGCTGACCCCACCATGCAAGTGGTGATGGCCGGCCTGGCCAAGCCCGACCCCGAGTACGTGAAGGGCATGGTGGAGTGGTGCCGCCAGCACCGCGGCTACCGCCCCGATGGCAGCGTAAACCTCTGCTGGGACGTCATCAACTACCACAACTACTCCAACGACGCCGGCACTTCCCAAGGCGGCAACTCCACCCGCGGGGCGGCCCCCGAGGTGTCGGATGCGGCGCCGGTAGCGCGCAGCTTCGTGCAGATGGCCCGCCAGTACTGCGGCAACATACCCGTCTGGATTACCGAAACGGGTTTCGACACCAACCAGGGCAGCCCGTTCAAGGCCATTGCCATCGGCAGCCGCTCGGTGCAGGAAACCCAGGCCGACTGGCTGCTGCGCACGGCCCTGCTCTACCCGCGCTACGGGGTGGAGCGCGTGTTCTTCTACCAGCTCTACGACGACAACCCGGGCAGCTCCACCCAGTTTGCCACCATGGGCCTGCTCAACGCCGACCGCACCCCGCGCCTGGCTACCCAGTACTTGCGTCAAACCAACCAGCTGCTGGGCGAATACACGTTCAAGGAAACCCTGAACACCGACCCCGTAGTGGACCGCTACGAGCTGAACGGGCAGCAAGCCTACGCCCTGGTAGTACCCGACGAGCGGGGCCGCACCGTGCAGTACACCCTCAACCTGGGCACCGCCGCCTACGCCGATGTGTACCGCCCCGGTGCCAGCGCTATGGCTGTGCAGCGCGTGAACCTAACGAACGGGCAGCTGAGCCTTCTGGTGACGGAAACGCCGCTGTTTGTCCTGCCGGCGGCGGGTAGCACCAGCAGCACCCCGCCAGCTACGTCGGCGCCGGCTGTGTGCTCAGCTACCGGCACTATCCTGCGCGAGCAATGGAACAACGTGGGCGGCTCAGCCGTGGCCGACATTCCGGTGCAGACCGCGCCGGCCAGCACTAGCCAGCTCACCCAGTTTGAAAGCAGCCGCAACCTCGGCGACAACTACGGGGCTCGGATCCGCGGCTACCTGTGCCCGCCCCAAACTGGCGCCTATACCTTCTGGATTGCCGGCGACGACAACTGCGAGCTGTGGCTGAGCCCCGATGGTGACCCCGCCCGCAAAGTGCGGATTGCCTCGATAAACGGCTACACCAACTCGCGCGAGTGGAACAAGTACGCCAGCCAGAAATCAGCCCCCGTTACCCTGACGGCCGGTCAGCGCTACTACATTGAGGCCCTGCACAAAGAGCAAGGCGGCGACGACCAGGTGTCCGTGGCTTGGCAGCTGCCTGATGGCACCATGGAGGGCCCCATTCCGGGCAGCCGGTTGTCGCCCTACACGGGCAGCAGCGCCCGCCTGACGGCCACGGCCAGCAGTGCTCAGCTAGGCGACGGCGCCGCGGCCCGCGTAACGGCCAGTGCCGCTGAGGACCTAGCCTTCACGGTAGCGCCTAACCCATTCAGCACCAGCAGCGAAATCACCTTCCGCCCGCTAACAACCGGCCGGGTTACCCTGGCCGTGTACGACCTGCAGGGCCGGCTGGTGCGCCAGCTCCTAACTGGGACCGTGGAAGCCGGCAGTACGCAGCGCGTTACGCTGCACGCCCAGGGCCTGCCCACCGGCGTGTACCTCGTCCGGCTGACCACTCCCGCCGCCGTGCTCAACCAACGGGTAGTGCTGTCAGAGTAG
- a CDS encoding glycosyltransferase family 2 protein produces MPYLPRPAWCSASSGVCGLVSNPSADAARSHFTSFWQLLAPSGATLHFLCYSGYSFMMSNVYLYLFWAAFAVAFYTYVGYGLVAWALARLARTVRPARPLAPFVPEVTLVVPAYNEADILDDKVANCLALDYPREKLRLLFITDGSTDNSAEVLTRYPQIEHLHSPFRGGKSLAENRAMEFVRTPYVVFTDCNSFLNPEAVGEMVKHYQDPQVGAVSGEKKVLAHNSASGAGEGLYWKYESFLKRCDSEIYSLMGAAGELVSFRSNLFQPLEKDTILDDFIQSLRIVEKGYRVVYEPAAYAAEAPSASLAEEMKRKIRICAGGWQSMVRLRSLLNPVRQPLVTFLYVSHRVLRWSITPVALVLLLVLGAVLAGVQGGFYAAFFAGQVLFYGLAYLGWRAESRGRSRKALLVPLYFTLMNLAVFAGFRRYLRNAQPAAWEKAARNQTLEGNLSIPKA; encoded by the coding sequence TTGCCCTACCTGCCGCGGCCTGCTTGGTGTTCGGCTTCATCCGGGGTCTGCGGGCTCGTCAGCAATCCTAGCGCCGACGCCGCCAGGTCTCACTTTACCTCGTTTTGGCAGCTGCTGGCGCCCAGCGGCGCTACGCTGCACTTCCTCTGCTACTCAGGCTACTCCTTTATGATGAGCAACGTGTACCTCTACTTGTTTTGGGCGGCCTTTGCCGTGGCATTTTATACCTACGTGGGTTACGGTCTGGTGGCCTGGGCACTAGCCCGCCTTGCGCGCACAGTGCGGCCGGCGCGGCCGCTGGCGCCCTTTGTGCCTGAGGTGACGCTGGTGGTGCCGGCCTATAATGAGGCCGATATTCTGGATGATAAAGTCGCCAATTGCCTGGCCCTGGACTACCCCCGCGAGAAACTGCGGCTCCTGTTTATCACCGATGGCTCCACCGATAACTCGGCCGAAGTATTGACCCGCTACCCCCAGATAGAGCACCTACACTCCCCCTTCCGGGGCGGCAAATCCTTGGCCGAAAACCGGGCCATGGAGTTTGTGCGCACGCCCTACGTGGTATTCACTGACTGCAACTCCTTCCTGAACCCCGAAGCCGTGGGCGAAATGGTCAAGCACTACCAGGACCCGCAGGTAGGCGCCGTTTCGGGAGAGAAAAAGGTGCTGGCCCACAACTCGGCCTCCGGGGCCGGCGAGGGGCTGTACTGGAAGTACGAGTCCTTCCTCAAGCGCTGCGACTCCGAAATCTACTCCTTGATGGGGGCGGCTGGCGAGCTGGTTTCCTTCCGCTCCAACCTGTTCCAGCCCCTGGAAAAGGACACCATTCTGGACGACTTCATTCAGTCCCTGCGCATTGTGGAGAAGGGCTACCGGGTAGTATACGAGCCAGCCGCCTACGCCGCGGAAGCACCTTCGGCTTCCCTGGCTGAAGAAATGAAGCGCAAAATCCGCATTTGCGCCGGCGGCTGGCAGTCCATGGTACGGCTGCGCTCCTTGCTGAACCCGGTGCGGCAGCCGCTAGTAACGTTCCTGTACGTGTCGCACCGGGTGCTGCGCTGGAGCATTACGCCCGTGGCCCTGGTGCTGCTGCTGGTGCTGGGCGCGGTGCTGGCTGGCGTGCAGGGTGGGTTTTACGCGGCCTTTTTTGCCGGGCAGGTGCTGTTCTACGGACTGGCCTACCTGGGCTGGCGCGCCGAAAGCCGGGGCCGCAGCCGCAAAGCCCTGCTGGTGCCGCTCTACTTCACCCTAATGAACCTGGCCGTGTTTGCCGGCTTCCGGCGCTACCTGCGCAATGCCCAGCCCGCAGCCTGGGAAAAGGCGGCCCGCAACCAGACCCTCGAAGGAAACCTGAGCATTCCGAAAGCCTGA